From a single Planctellipticum variicoloris genomic region:
- a CDS encoding helix-turn-helix domain-containing protein, whose protein sequence is MTDDEVKEHLSANLQRLLSLRGWTGVKLAQESGESQPTISRLLHGDHVPKVGTLTRVAAALDTSVDYLLSDPQAASKPPRKREFVETA, encoded by the coding sequence GTGACTGACGACGAAGTAAAAGAACACCTCTCGGCCAACCTGCAGCGGCTGCTGTCGTTGCGCGGCTGGACCGGTGTCAAACTGGCTCAGGAGAGCGGCGAAAGTCAGCCTACAATTTCGAGACTGCTCCACGGCGACCATGTGCCGAAGGTCGGCACGCTAACCCGCGTCGCGGCAGCGTTGGACACGTCGGTGGACTATCTGCTCTCTGATCCACAGGCCGCGTCGAAGCCTCCCCGGAAGCGCGAATTTGTAGAAACCGCTTGA